The proteins below come from a single Clupea harengus chromosome 21, Ch_v2.0.2, whole genome shotgun sequence genomic window:
- the ssb gene encoding lupus La protein isoform X1 has translation MASLVSVRHLNKEMAENQQLSPLEKKVAEQIEYYFGDHNLVRDKFLKEQIQLDDGWVTLETMLKFNRLKTLTKEEAVIVEALRKSKSGLLEVSEDKTKIRRCPSKPLPEMNDEYKDILKHKSVYIKGFPLETGLDDIKEWLGGKGTIENIHMRKGPLKTFKGSIFIAMDTEESAKQFVARDDVKKFKDNDMIVLMKDDYFTKKQEDRKHGRAEAKAKAKGDKEEKQKQAEEEEMKSLEEQKGCLLRFKGDLGGTSREDFHELFAGHAEIKWIDFTRGAKEGTILFRSNAKDGLEKAKAAKGGKLQVKGSDVAWEVLDGDVEMETLKKIIEDQQETLNKRRGRGGHRGGGGGRGRGGRGGRSRDRGGRDHHTQGRKTKFNSDDEGDGDRKEHTSPKKRALEANGKSTEEPAAKTVRSENGS, from the exons ATGGCTTCTCTTGTCTCAGTACGACATCTTAATAAAG AAATGGCAGAAAATCAACAGCTTTCGCCGTTGGAGAAGAAGGTTGCCGAACAAATCGAG TACTATTTTGGGGACCACAATCTCGTCCGAGACAAGTTCCTGAAGGAACAGATTCAATTAGATGATGGATGGGTAACACTGGAGACGATGCTGAAATTTAACAG GTTGAAGACTTTAACAAAAGAGGAGGCAGTCATTGTGGAAGCTCTGAGAAAATCTAAATCGGGTCTGTTGGAGGTCAGCGAAGACAAAACCAAAATTCGCCGATGCCCCAGCAAACCCCTCCCTGAGATGAACGACGAGTATAAAGATATCCTCAAGCACAAGTCTGTCTACATT AAAGGGTTTCCTTTGGAGACCGGCCTGGATGATATCAAGGAATGGTTAGGTGGCAAAGGAACAATCGAGAACATCCACATGAGAAAAGGACCCTTGAAGACTTTCAAA GGCTCCATCTTCATTGCCATGGACACAGAGGAATCCGCCAAGCAATTTGTTGCCCGCGACGATGTCAAGAAGTTCAAAGATAACGACATGATTGTTCTCATGAA AGATGACTACTTCACCAAGAAACAGGAGGACCGGAAACACGGGCGAGCAGAAGCCAAGGCCAAAGCTAAGGG TGacaaggaagagaaacagaaacaagcagaagaggaggagatg AAATCCCTGGAGGAGCAGAAAGGCTGCCTGCTGCGCTTCAAGGGGGACCTGGGCGGGACTTCTCGGGAAGACTTTCATGAGCTGTTCGCCGGCCATGCCGAGATCAAGTGGATTGACTTCACCAGAGGCGCTAAAGAG GGCACCATTCTGTTCAGGTCCAATGCCAAGGATGGCCTGGAGAAAGCGAAGGCAGCGAAAGGGGGGAAGCTTCAGGTGAAGGGGAGCGATGTGGCGTGGGAGGTCCTGGACGGCGACGTGGAGATGGAGACGCTGAAGAAGATCATCGAAGATCAGCAGGAGACTCTAAACAAACGCAGAGGCAGAG GCGGCCACaggggcggtggtggtggtagaggcagaggaggacgaggagggcgCAGtcgggacagaggaggaagagaccaTCACACCCAGGGCAGGAAGACCAAGTTCAACAGCGATGACGAGGGCGATGGTGACCGCAAAG AGCACACCAGCCCAAAGAAGAGAGCACTTGAGGCCAACGGGAAGAGCACTGAAGAACCAGCAGCCAAGACTGTCAGAAGTGAAAATGGCTCCTAA
- the LOC105911695 gene encoding E3 ubiquitin/ISG15 ligase TRIM25-like isoform X1, translating to MAEAFVKDHDPFRCSVCLDPLRIPVTIPCGHSYCMSCISACWDQEDEKGEYSCPQCRESFTPRPVLRKSTMLDQLVEEKLKMAEVQAQAAPSAPGDVECDICTGRKRKADKSCLVCLVSFCQIHIQPHYGAPALKKHKLVNASTQLEQRICSQHDRLLEMFCQTDHKMICVLCAMDEHKGHDTVSPAVGSEERESQVADVKKTLQQRIQEREEEAREQKKTLMSHKRYAKAIKDQSNEIFSSLCEVVKRRRVEVKRLIRDQELTVVRPREKILQELEQEIAELRRKDDELERLSCEDHLQVFQTLQFLSTPDTKEPSSHVDEPNLKDLYPSITELKKSVENICTSIRSLVSKEESTIHIDVHDFSQLSEKEISPFVFVRNMAWNIMISPISRPDTAPPQKRLGFYLQCRPITGSESWSCLAQGTLKVVNHKDETQSICRKFSHCFTNKKVDWGFANFMPWNRVIDPERGFLKDGGVSFMVVFRTDATKGI from the exons ATGGCTGAAGCTTTTGTGAAAGACCACGATCCATTTCGCTGTTCGGTGTGTCTGGATCCACTGAGAATTCCAGTCACCATTCCATGTGGACACAGTTACTGTATGAGCTGCATTAGTGcctgctgggatcaggaagatgAGAAGGGTGagtacagctgcccccagtgcagagagTCCTTCACCCCAAGGCCTGTTCTGCGTAAAAGCACTATGCTGGATCAGTTGGTGGAGGAGAAACTGAAGATGGCTGAGGTTCAGGCTCAGGCTGCTCCTTCTGCTCcaggagatgtggagtgtgacatCTGCACTGGGAGGAAACGTAAAGCTGACAAATCCTGTCTGGTGTGCCTGGTGTCTTTTTGTCAAATCCATATCCAGCCTCATTATGGTGCTCCTGCCTTGAAGAAGCACAAGTTGGTGAATGCCTCCACACAGCTAGAGCAGAGAATCTGTTCTCAGCATGACAGGCTTCTAGAAATGTTCTGTCAAACTGATCACAAAATGATCTGCGTTTTATGTGCCATGGATGAACACAAAGGTCATGACACAGTCTCACCTGCAGTagggagtgaagagagagag AGTCAAGTGGCAGACGTAAAGAAGACATTACAACAGAGgatccaggagagagaggaggaggcacggGAACAGAAAAAGACTTTGATGTCTCATAAG CGCTATGCAAAAGCAATAAAGGACCAAAGCAACGAGATCTTCTCTTCGCTATGTGAGGTGGTCAAGAGGAGGCGTGTCGAGGTTAAAAggctgatcagagatcaggagCTGACAGTTGTCAGACCCAGGGAAAAAAtcctgcaggagctggagcaggagatcgCTGAGCTGAGGAGAAAGGATGATGAGCTGGAGCGGCTCTCGTGCGAGGACCACCTCCAGGTTTTTCAG ACTCTGCAATTTCTCTCTACTCCTGATACCAAAGAACCATCTAGTCATGTTGACGAACCTAACTTAAAAGACCTGTATCCATCAATAACTGAGCTGAAGAAAAGCGTCGAAAATATCTGCACAAGCATCAGGTCATTGGTTTCTAAAGAAG AGTCCACCATCCACATTGACGTTCATGACTTTAGCCAACTCAGTGAGAAGGAGATCAGTCCTTTCGTCTTTGTTCGCAACATGGCCTGGAACATCATGATTTCACCGATTTCCAGACCCGACACTGCACCGCCACAGAAGCGTTTGGGTTTCTATCTGCAGTGTAGACCTATTACAGGCTCTGA GTCATGGTCATGTTTGGCACAAGGAACGCTAAAGGTCGTCAACCACAAAGATGAAACACAGTCCATATGTCGGAAATTCAGCCATTGTTTCACCAACAAAAAAGTTGACTGGGGCTTCGCCAATTTCATGCCATGGAAT CGTGTGATCGACCCAGAACGGGGATTTCTCAAAGATGGCGGAGTTTCCTTCATGGTCGTTTTTCGGACTGATGCTACTAAGGGGATATAG
- the LOC105911695 gene encoding E3 ubiquitin/ISG15 ligase TRIM25-like isoform X2, translating to MAEAFVKDHDPFRCSVCLDPLRIPVTIPCGHSYCMSCISACWDQEDEKGEYSCPQCRESFTPRPVLRKSTMLDQLVEEKLKMAEVQAQAAPSAPGDVECDICTGRKRKADKSCLVCLVSFCQIHIQPHYGAPALKKHKLVNASTQLEQRICSQHDRLLEMFCQTDHKMICVLCAMDEHKGHDTVSPAVGSEERESQVADVKKTLQQRIQEREEEAREQKKTLMSHKRYAKAIKDQSNEIFSSLCEVVKRRRVEVKRLIRDQELTVVRPREKILQELEQEIAELRRKDDELERLSCEDHLQVFQTLQFLSTPDTKEPSSHVDEPNLKDLYPSITELKKSVENICTSIRSLVSKEESTIHIDVHDFSQLSEKEISPFVFVRNMAWNIMISPISRPDTAPPQKRLGFYLQCRPITGSE from the exons ATGGCTGAAGCTTTTGTGAAAGACCACGATCCATTTCGCTGTTCGGTGTGTCTGGATCCACTGAGAATTCCAGTCACCATTCCATGTGGACACAGTTACTGTATGAGCTGCATTAGTGcctgctgggatcaggaagatgAGAAGGGTGagtacagctgcccccagtgcagagagTCCTTCACCCCAAGGCCTGTTCTGCGTAAAAGCACTATGCTGGATCAGTTGGTGGAGGAGAAACTGAAGATGGCTGAGGTTCAGGCTCAGGCTGCTCCTTCTGCTCcaggagatgtggagtgtgacatCTGCACTGGGAGGAAACGTAAAGCTGACAAATCCTGTCTGGTGTGCCTGGTGTCTTTTTGTCAAATCCATATCCAGCCTCATTATGGTGCTCCTGCCTTGAAGAAGCACAAGTTGGTGAATGCCTCCACACAGCTAGAGCAGAGAATCTGTTCTCAGCATGACAGGCTTCTAGAAATGTTCTGTCAAACTGATCACAAAATGATCTGCGTTTTATGTGCCATGGATGAACACAAAGGTCATGACACAGTCTCACCTGCAGTagggagtgaagagagagag AGTCAAGTGGCAGACGTAAAGAAGACATTACAACAGAGgatccaggagagagaggaggaggcacggGAACAGAAAAAGACTTTGATGTCTCATAAG CGCTATGCAAAAGCAATAAAGGACCAAAGCAACGAGATCTTCTCTTCGCTATGTGAGGTGGTCAAGAGGAGGCGTGTCGAGGTTAAAAggctgatcagagatcaggagCTGACAGTTGTCAGACCCAGGGAAAAAAtcctgcaggagctggagcaggagatcgCTGAGCTGAGGAGAAAGGATGATGAGCTGGAGCGGCTCTCGTGCGAGGACCACCTCCAGGTTTTTCAG ACTCTGCAATTTCTCTCTACTCCTGATACCAAAGAACCATCTAGTCATGTTGACGAACCTAACTTAAAAGACCTGTATCCATCAATAACTGAGCTGAAGAAAAGCGTCGAAAATATCTGCACAAGCATCAGGTCATTGGTTTCTAAAGAAG AGTCCACCATCCACATTGACGTTCATGACTTTAGCCAACTCAGTGAGAAGGAGATCAGTCCTTTCGTCTTTGTTCGCAACATGGCCTGGAACATCATGATTTCACCGATTTCCAGACCCGACACTGCACCGCCACAGAAGCGTTTGGGTTTCTATCTGCAGTGTAGACCTATTACAGGCTCTGAGTAA
- the LOC105911813 gene encoding kelch-like protein 23, with product MIFEVILEATETAVYTMSAKGQAGYTYEFQDISHPAQFLDSMWEFYTDGLFTDVTLQCDSGQVFHCHRVALAARIPFFKVMFTADMREKTDGLVRLPGMDSEVLSMLIEFMYTSMVTITQGNVEKLLEAANMLQLRPIKTACEEFLVQLLDVDNCLGIQAFAELHACTRLDREARRMVLFQFEELAGQEEFLEVSFDHLHSILSTKNLNVKRQEVLVDALIKWVSHSALTRLGHTQALLHCINMDLDEKNFFRTILKSQRICSDLSEPERIHSAVISSLMPGFTIIGLSCKKATTSMYIIGGYHWHPLSEVHVWDPLSNIWAQGTDMPDHTRESYSVTQLGPSIYVSGGYRADIVEALNALWVYHSDQDEWTPGCPMLGARYYHCSVALHGCVYAIGGYRGGAPTAETEFYDPLKKKWFPVANMIQGVGNGTACVLRDNIYVTGGHYGYKGSCTYEKIQMYRADLNEWSIATTCPHPEYGLCSVSLNNRLYVVGGQTTVTDCYDPKTDKWIKLSDMKERRMECGAVALNGFVYVTGGYSYTKGTYLHSMEWYDPEYDTWEIVGTLPSAARSHGCVCVYNL from the exons TGTACACAATGTCTGCAAAGGGGCAAGCGGGTTACACCTATGAATTCCAGGATATTTCACACCCGGCACAGTTCTTGGACTCAATGTGGGAGTTTTACACCGATGGgctcttcacagatgttaccCTCCAGTGCGACAGTGGTCAAGTGTTCCATTGTCACAGAGTAGCTCTAGCTGCGCGCATCCCCTTTTTCAAAGTGATGTTTACTGCTGACATGCGCGAGAAGACTGACGGCCTAGTGCGACTGCCAGGGATGGATAGCGAAGTGCTCAGCATGCTCATAGAGTTTATGTACACATCCATGGTGACGATAACCCAGGGGAACGTGGAGAAGCTTCTGGAGGCTGCAAACATGCTGCAGCTCAGACCGATAAAGACTGCATGTGAGGAGTTCCTGGTGCAACTTCTGGATGTGGATAATTGTCTGGGCATTCAAGCGTTCGCTGAGctccatgcatgcacacgtCTAGACAGGGAGGCACGCAGAATGGTGCTCTTCCAATTTGAGGAGCTTGCTGGCCAAGAGGAATTTTTAGAGGTCAGTTTTGACCACCTTCACTCCATCCTCTCCACCAAGAATCTCAACGTGAAGAGGCAGGAGGTTCTGGTGGACGCGCTGATCAAGTGGGTCAGTCATAGTGCCCTGACTCGTTTGGGCCACACGCAGGCCCTGCTGCACTGCATAAATATGGACCTGGATGAAAAGAACTTCTTCAGAACCATCCTAAAGTCCCAGAGGATCTGCTCGGACCTGAGTGAGCCAGAGCGGATCCATTCTGCGGTCATTTCCTCCCTCATGCCCGGTTTCACCATTATAGGTCTGAGCTGCAAGAAGGCCACCACCAGCATGTATATAATCGGAGGCTACCACTGGCATCCACTCTCCGAGGTCCATGTTTGGGACCCACTGTCGAACATATGGGCTCAGGGCACAGACATGCCCGACCACACCCGAGAGAGCTACAGCGTCACCCAGCTGGGGCCAAGCATCTATGTCTCTGGGGGCTATCGGGCGGATATAGTCGAGGCCCTGAATGCACTGTGGGTGTACCATAGCGACCAGGATGAGTGGACACCTGGATGCCCCATGTTGGGGGCTCGCTACTACCACTGCTCTGTGGcactgcatgggtgtgtgtatgccattGGCGGCTACAGAGGAGGAGCTCCTACTGCTGAGACTGAGTTCTATGACCCACTCAAGAAGAAGTGGTTCCCAGTGGCAAATATGATCCAAG GTGTGGGGAATGGCACTGCATGTGTTCTACGTGACAACATTTATGTAACAGGTGGTCACTACGGTTACAAAGGAAGCTGCACATATGAGAAGATTCAGATGTACAGGGCAGATCTGAATGAGTGGAGCATTGCCACCACCTGTCCCCACCCAG AGTACGGCCTCTGCTCAGTCTCGCTGAACAACAGGCTTTATGTGGTAGGGGGCCAGACTACTGTGACAGACTGCTACGACCCGAAAACAGACAAGTGGATCAAACTCTCTGacatgaaggagaggaggatggagtgtGGTGCTGTGGCCTTGAATGGCTTTGTTTACGTTACTGGCGGTTACTCGTACACCAAAGGCACATACCTGCACAGCATGGAGTGGTACGACCCAGAGTACGACACCTGGGAGATTGTGGGTACGCTTCCCAGTGCGGCAAGATCCcatggttgtgtctgtgtttacaatCTGTAG
- the ssb gene encoding lupus La protein isoform X2 produces MAENQQLSPLEKKVAEQIEYYFGDHNLVRDKFLKEQIQLDDGWVTLETMLKFNRLKTLTKEEAVIVEALRKSKSGLLEVSEDKTKIRRCPSKPLPEMNDEYKDILKHKSVYIKGFPLETGLDDIKEWLGGKGTIENIHMRKGPLKTFKGSIFIAMDTEESAKQFVARDDVKKFKDNDMIVLMKDDYFTKKQEDRKHGRAEAKAKAKGDKEEKQKQAEEEEMKSLEEQKGCLLRFKGDLGGTSREDFHELFAGHAEIKWIDFTRGAKEGTILFRSNAKDGLEKAKAAKGGKLQVKGSDVAWEVLDGDVEMETLKKIIEDQQETLNKRRGRGGHRGGGGGRGRGGRGGRSRDRGGRDHHTQGRKTKFNSDDEGDGDRKEHTSPKKRALEANGKSTEEPAAKTVRSENGS; encoded by the exons ATGGCAGAAAATCAACAGCTTTCGCCGTTGGAGAAGAAGGTTGCCGAACAAATCGAG TACTATTTTGGGGACCACAATCTCGTCCGAGACAAGTTCCTGAAGGAACAGATTCAATTAGATGATGGATGGGTAACACTGGAGACGATGCTGAAATTTAACAG GTTGAAGACTTTAACAAAAGAGGAGGCAGTCATTGTGGAAGCTCTGAGAAAATCTAAATCGGGTCTGTTGGAGGTCAGCGAAGACAAAACCAAAATTCGCCGATGCCCCAGCAAACCCCTCCCTGAGATGAACGACGAGTATAAAGATATCCTCAAGCACAAGTCTGTCTACATT AAAGGGTTTCCTTTGGAGACCGGCCTGGATGATATCAAGGAATGGTTAGGTGGCAAAGGAACAATCGAGAACATCCACATGAGAAAAGGACCCTTGAAGACTTTCAAA GGCTCCATCTTCATTGCCATGGACACAGAGGAATCCGCCAAGCAATTTGTTGCCCGCGACGATGTCAAGAAGTTCAAAGATAACGACATGATTGTTCTCATGAA AGATGACTACTTCACCAAGAAACAGGAGGACCGGAAACACGGGCGAGCAGAAGCCAAGGCCAAAGCTAAGGG TGacaaggaagagaaacagaaacaagcagaagaggaggagatg AAATCCCTGGAGGAGCAGAAAGGCTGCCTGCTGCGCTTCAAGGGGGACCTGGGCGGGACTTCTCGGGAAGACTTTCATGAGCTGTTCGCCGGCCATGCCGAGATCAAGTGGATTGACTTCACCAGAGGCGCTAAAGAG GGCACCATTCTGTTCAGGTCCAATGCCAAGGATGGCCTGGAGAAAGCGAAGGCAGCGAAAGGGGGGAAGCTTCAGGTGAAGGGGAGCGATGTGGCGTGGGAGGTCCTGGACGGCGACGTGGAGATGGAGACGCTGAAGAAGATCATCGAAGATCAGCAGGAGACTCTAAACAAACGCAGAGGCAGAG GCGGCCACaggggcggtggtggtggtagaggcagaggaggacgaggagggcgCAGtcgggacagaggaggaagagaccaTCACACCCAGGGCAGGAAGACCAAGTTCAACAGCGATGACGAGGGCGATGGTGACCGCAAAG AGCACACCAGCCCAAAGAAGAGAGCACTTGAGGCCAACGGGAAGAGCACTGAAGAACCAGCAGCCAAGACTGTCAGAAGTGAAAATGGCTCCTAA